Proteins encoded in a region of the Triticum dicoccoides isolate Atlit2015 ecotype Zavitan chromosome 3A, WEW_v2.0, whole genome shotgun sequence genome:
- the LOC119267840 gene encoding phospholipase A1 PLIP3, chloroplastic-like, with protein MDPLRFLGGVRPAAPPQPPVAPPPAQRQQQQQTRAAMPRLWPRGERRGAGASGEARGDEAGTRPEAEERRQGNQQTRTAMPRLWPRGERPGAGAVRGEEAGTRPDVEDRRQGNWVLQMLRVQPRWADQADAEAAGGGRGRGGQEDEAPDVSGAERCASCGGGDEEKEGCAVGADEGGGEVFDRASFSRLLRKVSIEDAKEYSRMSYLCNIAYMIPKIQPKCLRRYSSQFVTTSVQEKDRANPDRKQEQSTEKGESPDKKPRVVKNAALGSKEEEGNGPAINPFGAYQVMSSAASYLHSRAMGINPFGSRTNGKNDPATIMAIVSGENSEGLTLDEASFVATTNSVTSMVAAKEETRQAVADDLNSSRSCPSEWFICDDDQGSTRYFVVQGSETIASWQANLLFEPVKFEGLDVLVHRGIYEAAKGMYHQMLPYVRSHLRNYGKSAELRFTGHSLGGSLALLVNLMLLMRGEAPAASLLPVITFGAPCIMCGGDHLLRKLGLPKSHVQSITMHRDIVPRVFSCNYPDHVANILKLANGNFRSHPCLTNQKLLYAPMGEVLILQPDKRLSPHHHLLPQDSGIYYLGDSAGISLKLLQSAVSAFFNSPHPLEILKDGGAYGPKGTVYRDHDVNSYLRSVRGVVRKEVRRLREAERERWQLLLWWPLAVHGVLATGIGGWGRYGELADAVARGGKEAARQAQQHARILALFLLPVKLLVLGALLAVRLR; from the exons ATGGACCCGCTGAGGTTTCTGGGCGGCGTCCGACCCGCCGCGCCGCCGCAGCCCCCGGTGGCGCCGCCGCCagcgcagcggcagcagcagcagcagacgcgCGCCGCCATGCCGCGCCTGTGGCCGCGGGGTGAGAGGAGGGGCGCCGGCGCGAGCGGAGAGGCTCGCGGCGATGAGGCGGGGACGAGGCCCGAGGCGGAGGAGCGGAGGCAGGGCAATCAGCAGACGCGCACCGCCATGCCGCGCCTGTGGCCGCGCGGCGAGAGGCCGGGCGCCGGCGCGGTTCGCGGCGAGGAGGCGGGTACGAGGCCCGACGTGGAGGACCGGAGGCAGGGCAACTGGGTGCTGCAGATGCTGCGGGTGCAACCGAGGTGGGCGGATCAGGCGGACGCCGAGGCGGCCGGCGGTGGCCGGGGACGCGGAGGGCAGGAAGACgaggcgccggacgtgtccggggcCGAGAGGTGCGCGTCGTGCGGTGGCGGGGACGAGGAGAAGGAAGGCTGCGCCGTGGGGGCGGACGAGGGCGGCGGCGAGGTGTTCGACCGCGCGTCCTTCTCGAGGCTCCTTCGGAAGGTGTCGATCGAGGACGCCAAGGAGTACTCCAGAATGTCCTACCTCTGCAACATCGCCTACATGATCCCCAAAATTCAG CCAAAATGTCTCCGCCGGTACAGTTCACAGTTTGTGACAACATCAGTGCAAGAGAAGGACAGAGCTAATCCTGATAGGAAGCAGGAGCAGAGCACTGAGAAAGGTGAATCTCCAGATAAAAAACCTCGAGTTGTCAAGAATGCTGCGTtggggagcaaggaggaagaaggaaacGGCCCGGCGATAAACCCTTTTGGTGCATACCAAGTCATGTCATCTGCTGCCTCATATTTACATTCCCGGGCCATGGGCATCAATCCCTTTGGTTCCAGGACTAATGGTAAGAATGATCCAGCAACCATCATGGCCATTGTGAGTGGTGAGAACAGTGAAGGTTTAACCTTGGACGAAGCCTCATTTGTGGCCACAACAAATTCAGTAACTTCCATGGTTGCTGCCAAGGAAGAAACAAGACAAGCTGTTGCAGATGATCTGAATTCTTCAAGGTCCTGTCCCTCTGAATGGTTTATTTGCGATGATGACCAAGGCAGCACAAGATACTTCGTAGTTCAG GGCTCGGAGACGATAGCTTCTTGGCAGGCCAACCTACTATTTGAGCCAGTCAAATTTGAG GGACTCGATGTACTTGTTCACAGGGGAATATACGAAGCTGCCAAAGGGATGTATCACCAAATGCTGCCGTATGTCAGATCACACTTGAGAAATTATGGTAAATCCGCAGAATTGCGATTCACTGGCCATTCTCTTGGTGGGAGTCTGGCTTTGCTTGTGAATCTAATGCTACTGATGAGAGGAGAGGCACCTGCTGCATCATTGTTGCCTGTCATAACATTCGGTGCCCCATGCATCATGTGTGGCGGTGACCACTTACTCCGTAAACTTGGGCTGCCGAAGAGTCATGTGCAATCAATCACAATGCATCGGGATATTGTTCCTCGAGTATTCTCGTGCAATTATCCTGACCATgtcgccaacattctgaagctcgcCAATGGAAATTTCCGCAGTCACCCATGCCTTACAAACCAG AAACTCTTGTATGCCCCAATGGGGGAAGTCCTCATCTTGCAGCCGGACAAGAGGCTCTCcccgcaccaccacctcctcccACAGGACAGTGGCATCTACTACCTGGGCGATTCAGCAGGCATCTCCCTGAAGCTGCTCCAATCGGCCGTGTCGGCCTTCTTCAACTCCCCGCACCCGTTGGAGATCCTCAAGGACGGCGGCGCCTACGGCCCCAAGGGCACGGTGTACCGCGACCACGACGTGAACTCGTACCTGCGGTCGGTCCGCGGGGTGGTGCGCAAGGAGGTGCGTCGCCTCCGGGAGGCGGAGCGGGAGCGGTGGCAGCTCCTCCTGTGGTGGCCGCTGGCCGTGCACGGCGTGCTGGCCACCGGCATTGGCGGGTGGGGGAGGTACGGCGAGCTGGCGGACGCGGTGGCGCGGGGAGGGAAGGAGGCGGCGAGGCAGGCCCAGCAGCACGCCCGGATTCTGGCGCTGTTCCTGCTGCCGGTGAAGCTGCTCGTGCTCGGGGCTCTCCTGGCCGTTAGACTGAGgtga